ACAACCTCGCTCATCAGGGAAATGGCGAACGCAAAGCTCCTCGAATACGGCCTTGAAGACGTGCGCAACGAGTACGCGAGGGTCGGGCTGCCGGTGTTCGACTTGGAAAAAAAAATACTCAAAAACGAGACAGGCCTGGAGGAAGCGTTCGAGGAATTCAGCCTTGTCAGGGCAATCCCAAAAGAGCTCAGCGAACTCCATTTCAATTCCGAAATTTTCATAGACGACCTTGCGGGCTTCGCGAGCAGGGCGCTCGCATGCTCCGTTTCAGTCGGCAGGCAGAAAACCGCCTTGCACGCGCTCAGGGAATTTTCGATGAAAAGCAGGCAGCTTGACGGCCTTTTCCTGCACAACGCGTGCTTCGATTCGTTCAACCATTCGTTTTCCGGAAGCCCTGACTGCCAGCAGGCATTCGTTGCGGCTGAAACCTGCCAGTCGCTGCTGCAGAGAAACGGTTCCAGGGGCTGCATCGGCCTGTCCCTGTTCGCGCCCCCGGAATTGAAGCTCAAGGACGCGGAAAAAAAGGCCGCGGCAGATTTTGCCGAGGCCTTCGCATCCGAATCCGCGAAAAATCCGCAGGACTGCTTTTCATTGAAGGCATCTGTTGACGACCAGTTCAAGCACAAGCTGTTGAGCGATGGCGCGAAAAGGAAAATCACGTTCATCAACTGCACCGAACGCAACAACCTTGCGTTCTGCAACGACCTCTGCTCGGAAAAAAACGCAATTCTCTGCTCGGTTTCAATCAACCTGCACAGGATTTGCCTCGAAAGCCCGCGCAACGAAACAGTGTTTTTTGAGGGCCTGACGGAAAGCATGGCGGCCGCAAAACAATTATGCGAACTCAAGGCGGGGCTGCTCGCAAAAAAGCCGGATTTTGAGAAATTCTCGTTCCAGCCCGACGGAATGGAAAAAATAGTTGCCTTGTCGCCGCCAACCGAGGCGGCCGGCATTCTTGCAGAAAATGCGGATGCCCATGAGCGGGTGGCGTTGGCGGAAAAAATCGTGAAACATGCGATGGCGGAGTTCCCGGAAGCGCAAATAAGGCCCCTGCATTCCCAGGAAGCCAGGAAGAGATTCCAGAAGGCCTGCAGGGAAAAATTCGGGTTCGAGGCGGAAATGGATGACCGGCCACAGCTTTGCCAGAAAAGCGGGTTCCTGGCGAAAAACTTTGTTGCCGTTGCACAGGCGAGGAGCGTCAATGAATTCGAAGAACTGCTGAAAAAAGGCGTGCCGCTTATAAGGCTCGTTTAAGCGAAAACTAATGCCTGACGTTGCGCGGCCTCAGCTTCTCGTGGTGCTTTATTATCTCAAACTTCATCATGTAAACGTAGGTTTTCAGCATTTCCGTGAACGGAACAATGAAAACCAGCACCAAAAACAGCGAAACGAATTTTCCCAACAGCAAAAAGGAGTCGAAGGCGAATTCCAAAACCAATGCGGCGGCCATCAGCGCGGTCGGCACAACCAGGGAAACAAGGAACAGCCTCGGGTTCCTGAGCGCGAACTCCGCGCTGCTGTAAACCGAGTTCTCGACTGATTCCTCGTCCACGACAATCGCCTGCGGCACGAAAAAAACCGCGGATGAAACCAGGAAAACGATTATTGCCGCAACCCAGACCGGAAGGCCCGCGAAAACAATCCCGAAGGAGACAAGAGAAAGGAAAACCGTGTAGAGAAGGAAAAACGCGAAAAGCTTTGACGAGAACTTCTGCACCATTTCGGACAGGTAGTATTCGACGCGCATGGAACTCAATTCCTTGCGCACCGAGAAAACCGTCAGGGAAACGAAAAAGGCGAAGACCGCGGTGAAGATTGCGAGAGCCGCGAACTCAAGTATGAGGATTTCAGGCGAATATGCGTTGAAATTGTAGTCGAAAAGCAGGCTTCCGGATGAAATGAAAACATTGGGAAACAGGGAGAAAACGAATGCGAAAACGAGGAGGATGGCAAATGCCAGTGCAACCTTGAAGTTCTTTTTGTAAAGCTCGAAAACGTCCGACAAAACCATGCGAAAACCGGAACAATAATAGCATCAAAAGGGAATAAAAAACGTGTTGGATGGCTTTCATGGCATTCCAGCCGGATTAACGCGAAGGCCAGAACGCAGCATGCCTTCAACGAAGGCCTTCTGGCAGGGAACAAAAAAAAGCCGGATTCCCGCGAGGGCTAGAAGAAGCCTTTTTCTTCAAGTTTCGCGATTATTGCAGCCGAAGCCCATGCAAGGATGCCGGACCACATGAACAGCGCGAACGGGCTTGACTGGAAGCGTTCGGAAAAGTTTTCAACCATGAACTGCTTGCCCTGGCTTGCAAGCGATTCGCGCAATGCGTTGCAGTGGTCGTTTGAAAAGCAGAATGCCTGGCCCTGCGCGCCGGAAAGCTCGACAATGTTCTGCACGTACCAGAAAAACGCGATGTAAAATGCAAGAAAGCAAAGTATGACAAGGGCGATTGGAAAAACGGGGGAGAGGCCCTGCTTTGTCTCGAAGTAATCGTCGTACCAGCCTATGAAATAATATGCGAGGAAAAATCCTGCCAGCGGAACGAGCCAGAACATGAGGCTCTGGAATTCCATGAGCGGCAGAAGGAAGTTGAGCGGCGGAATGTTCTGCACAACCGCGCGGAGGGAATCGCGCGCCATGGAAAAGCCCACGAGTATGCCGTAAGAGAAAAGGAAAAGGCAGGCAAAGACTATTTTCCTGCTGGCGGAGCCGCCGCCCTTCTTTTCATTTGATTCGCCTTTTGACATGCCATCACAAAAAAAAGTCATTTAGCCTTTTCAAGCTTTACAGCCGTGCCGTAAACAAGGAATTCCACGCCGCCTGGAACAACTACTGAGGAGACAAAGCGCACGTCAATGATTGCGTCAGCGCCGACAAGCTCAGCGTTCCTCCGCAGCTTTTCAATGGCGTTGTGCCTGACCTCGTCGAAAAGCGAGGCATATTCCTTTATTTCGCCGCCCCCAAGAAAGCGGAACATCGCCACTATGTCCTTGAAAATTGACCTTGCGCGGATGTCCGAACCCCACACCAATCCGAGCACTTCGGAAACCCTTTGGCCAGGCAAAGCGCTTGCCGTTATTATCGGCAGGAAATCCTTTTCGTTTTCCATTGCACCACCAAGATATTGGTCAGGTGGAGTTTTTAATTGTTATCCAGAAGAGTTTTAGATTAGCCCTTGGTGCGGCAAAAAGGTTTTTGGCATGACGATTGAACTGCCCTGGATTGAAAAATACAGGCCGACCACGCTGTCCGAAGTAGTGGGCCACGAGGAAATAACCCGGCGCCTGAAAAGCTACGTTGACAGGAAAAACGTGCCCAACCTCATGTTTTCCGGTCCGGCGGGGGTGGGAAAAACCTCCGCAGCAGTCTCCCTTGCAAAAGAGCTTTACGGAAAAGAATTCGAGCGCAACTTCCTTGAGTTAAACGCGAGTGATGAAAGGGGCATTGATGTCGTAAGGAACACAATCAAGGACTTTGCGCGGACGCTTGCGTTTGACGCGAACTTCAAAATCATTTTTCTCGACGAAAGCGACGCCCTGACAACCGATGCGCAGC
The sequence above is drawn from the Candidatus Diapherotrites archaeon genome and encodes:
- a CDS encoding heavy metal-binding domain-containing protein — encoded protein: MENEKDFLPIITASALPGQRVSEVLGLVWGSDIRARSIFKDIVAMFRFLGGGEIKEYASLFDEVRHNAIEKLRRNAELVGADAIIDVRFVSSVVVPGGVEFLVYGTAVKLEKAK